The genomic region GTTCCACGGGCGCGGCACGAGCATCGGCCGCGGGGGCGGCCCGGCCGGCCAGGCGATCCTGGCCCAGCCGCCCGGGAGCCTGGGCGGCCGCATGCGCATGACGGAGCAGGGCGAGGCGCTCTCCGACCGCTACGCCGACCCCGACCTGGCGCACCGCCACCTCGAGCAGGTCGTGCACGCGTTCATCCTCTCCTCGGCCCGCGACGCCCGCGAGCGCACCGAGCTGCCCGCCTCGTACCGCGAGGCGGCCGAGCGCGTCGCCGAGGCCGGCAGGGCGAAGTACAGGGCGCTCGTCGAGGGCGAGGGCTTCCTCGACTTCTTCAGGTCCGTCACGCCGATCGACGAGATCGGCCGCCTGAACGTGGGGTCGCGTCCGGCAAGCCGCGGGAAGGGCGGCTCGCTCGAGGAGCTGAGGGCGATCCCCTGGGTGTTCGCGTGGACGCAGTGCCGCGCGAACCTCCCCGGCTGGTACGGCGTCGGCACGGGCCTGGCCGCGCTCCCCGACGGGCTCTCCGCCGAGCTCTACCGCGAGTGGCCGTTCTTCCGCACCGTCGTGGACTTCGCGCAGATGAGCCTGGCGAAGGCCGACATGGACGTCTTCCGCAGCTACCTCACGCTGGCGCCGGAGGCGCTGGCCCGCCGCTTCGGCGGAGACGTGCTGGAGGAGTTCGAGCTGTCGGTGGCGCAGGTCGAGCGCGCCGCCGGGGCCCGGCTGCTGGCCAACGACCCCGTCCTCGCGCGGTCGATCGAGCTGCGCAACCCCTACGTCGACCCGATCAGCCACCTCCAGGTCGAGCTCCTGCGGCGCCTGAGAGCGTCACCCGAGGATTCCATCGACAGGCAGCCCCTGAGTTACGCTGTCCGGGTGTCGCTGATCGGCATATCTGCTGGCATGCGGACGACCGGCTGACGTCGACTATCTCACTCCTTCACCCATCTCATCGCGTTCACGAGCCCCGTCCGTAGCCTCAGGAGAGGCTCATGAGGAGTGGTGAATGAACATCTTGGTCAGCGGCGGTCCCGTCCTCGCGGCGATCGTCCTCATCTCGCTGTACGCCGTGTACGTCTTCTTCTACAGGTACTTCAGGCTGCGCGCCGAGCGGACCGACACGTCCGACCTGATGGTGAGGGTCAACGCGGCCGTGCGCGAGCGGGACCTGGAGCTCGCGCTCGCGGCCTGCGAGGAACACGGCGGGCCGGTGGCGCGCGTGCTCGGCGCGGCCCTGATGAAGCTGCCCTACGGGCGCCCGGCGGTCGAGGCCGCCTTCCAGGAGGCGACGATCCAGGAGGAGCAGACGCTGGCGCGCGGCCTGCGTCCGCTGGCGACGATCGCCCAGGTCTCGCCCATGTTGGGCCTGCTCGGCACGGTCACCGGCATGATCATCTCGTTCGGGCAGATCTCCCGCTACGGCACGGGCGACCCCTCGGTCGTGGCCTACGGCGTCCAGCAGGCGCTGGTGACCACGGCCGCCGGCCTGATCGTGGCGATCCCCGTGATCATGGGCCACGCCTACCTCGCCAGCCGCGTCGAGGCGATACTCGTCGAGATCGACAGGCGCCGCGAGGAGCTGATGGGCAACATCGCGCAGGCCGTGGCCTCGCGGCGCGACGACGCGCAGGCGGCCGAGCGCCAGGCGCGCCCGGCGCCGACGCCGCGGGTCCAGGGCGAACCCAGGGCCCGCGAGGAGTCCGACGCTCCCAGGCCGCGCCCGATCGACCTCACGCAGGGTGTCTAGATGACCGTCCGCCGCAGCCGGAGGAGGTCGCTCACGGCCAACGCCACCATGGACCTCACCCCCATGGTCGACGTGGTCTTCCTGCTGATCATCTTCTTCATGCTGACGACGACCTTCATCACCGTCGAGTCCGGCCTGCCGGTCGACCTGCCGCAGGCGCAGACCGCCCAGGCGGCGACGAGCGACCTGCCGACCGTCACGATCAACGGCCTGGGCGAGGTGTTCTTCGGCGGCACCAGGGTGGCCGAGAGCGACCTGCCCGGCCTGGTGCGCCAGGCCATCGCGCAGAGCGGGCAGACGTCCGTCGTGCTGCGAGCCGACAGCGCCACGCCGCACGGCCAGGCCGTGCGGATCATGGACTACCTGCGCCAGGCCGGCGCCGAGCGCATCGTCATCGCGACGGGCGACTGAGGGGCGGCCATGGTCGGGAGGGAGTCGAGCGTGTGGCGGGACCCCGACAAGCGGCGCGCGGCGCTGCTGTCGCTGGTGCTGCACCTCTCGGCGCTGCTCCTGATCCTCTACGTGGTCACGCGCCCCCAGCCGAGGCCGGTGCCCAGCTTCATCGTCATCGAGGTGGGCACGCCCGCCGAGTCCGAGCAGTACACCGAGGCCGCCGCGGCCGAGGAGCCGACGGTCGAGGCCCCGGAGCCGCAGGTGCGGTCCGCGGAGGCCGGGGACCCGCAGGCTCTGGCTGCGCCGCAGCAGGAGACGGCCGACGAGGAGCTCGACCAGGTGACGGTCCAGCCGCCGGCGCCGGAGGCGCCGCCCGCCGTCGCGGCGGCGCCCGAGGAACCGCCGGTCGAGGCCGCGGTCGCGCCGCCGCCCCCGCCGCGTCCCCAGGAGGTAGCCGCCGCGGCGCCGGAGCTGCCCGTCGCCGAGGCGCCGGCCAGCCAGCTACCCGAGGTGGAGCTCGAGGTCCTGCCGAACCGTGAGACCCCGGCCCCCGTGACGATCCCCGAGCCGCAGCTCCAGGCGCAGGTGACCGAGTCGCGGGCGCTGGCGCTGGCGCCCTCCGCGAGCACGGCCCAGGCCCGCGAGGTGACGGCACCCGACGCGACGGCCGCCGTGGCCGAGCCCGTGGACCTGCGCGCGCCCAGCGTCGACGCCAGCGTCGCCTCGACGGTGCCCGTGGCCGCGCCGGAGGTCAGCGCCGCCGTGGCCGAGGCCGTCCCCCTCGACGCCAGCCGCGTCGGCGCCGCGGTGTCCGCGCCGGTGAGCCTGGCGGCGCCCGGCGTCACGGCCAGCGTCTCCGGCACCCGTCGCCTGGCGGAGCCGAGCGTGAGCGCCGTCGTCGGCGCCGGCGTGCCGCTCGACGTGACGCCCTCGGTGCGGGTGGCGAACCCGCGCCCGCTGGAGGCGCCGCGGCTCCGCGCCACGGTCAGGGGCCAGCAGGCGCCCGGCGCCCCGCAGCAGGGCGCGGTGGCCGAGGGCGCGGCCGACGTGCGCGCGACCGTCGAGTCGCCGCGCCAGCCCGGCGGCAACGCGATCAACCCGGGACAGGCCGGCCCGCCCGACCCCGACGCGACGGTGGCCGCGCGCGGCCTGGCCGCCGGTCCCGATGGCGTCGGCGAGGGCGACGGTGCCCGCCGACCGCCGTCCCCGCCGCCCATGGCCGAGCAGCGCGACAGGGCGCTGGCGGTGGTGATCGACAACGCCAACGGCTACCCGCAGAGCGGCCTGGCGCAGTCGAGCATGGTCGTCGAGATGCCCGTGGAGGGCGGCATCACCCGGCTCCTGGCGTTCTTCGACTCCCAGGACCCGCAGCGTGTCGGGCCCGTCCGCAGCGCCCGGCCGTACTTCGTCGACCTCGCCCAGCGCAGCCAGGCCGTGCTCGTCCACGACGGCGGCTCGCCGGACGCGATGGTCAGGATCGCGCGCGCGACCGTGCCCACGCTCAACGCCTACACGTCCGGAGACCTGTTCGCGCGCTCGGACGAGCGCTCGGCGCCTTACAACCTCTACTCGGCAGGCTCCGACCTCAGGCAGGCCGTGAACCGCATCGCCCCCGAGCGGGTCCGGCTCGTCGCCAGGGCCGTCTACAGCCCGTCAGAGGAGGCGCGCGGCGTGGCCGAGGTGACCGTCAGCTACGGCGCCTACACGTCAGGCTTCCGCTTCAACGAGACCACCGGCCGCTACCGCTGGGTGCGCGCCGGCGAGCCGGCGGTGCAGCCAGACGGCCAGGTGCTGGAGACCCAGGCGGTGCTGGTCGGCGACATCCAGGTCGCGCCGATCCCCGACGACGACGCCGGGCGTCTCTACATACCGCTCGAGGGCGGGCCCGCCACCCTCTACCTCTCCGGACGCGCCGTCGACGGCACCTGGGAGGTCGTTGACGGCAGCGGCATAGGCTTCGTGAGCGAGTCTGGCCAGCGCATCGACCTGGCCGGCTACAGGACCTGGGTGGTCCTCAGCCCGAACTACGAGACGCGCGCCGAGCGCTGACGGCCCGGGCGCGCGGCGCCGCGCGGCACCGCCGACGACTCGCGGCGTGCCCCGCGGACTGCGCCGGGCTTGACAGGGGGAAGCCGCCGGGCTAACTTAACCACCACGCTAATTAACGAGGAGGTTAAACAAGTGCCCGCCGCCGACCAGCTGAGCCTGACGTTCGCCGCCCTGGCCGACCCGACGCGCCGCGCCATCCTCGCGCGCCTCGCGCGGGGCGAGGCCACGGTGAACGAGCTGGCGGCACCGCTCAGCATCAGCCTCCCCGCCGTGTCCCGGCACCTGAAGGTGCTCGAGCGCGCCGGGCTCATCTCCCGCGGACGCGTGGCCCAGAAGCGCCCCTGCCGACTCGAGCCGGAGGGCCTCGAGCTGGCCGGTCGTTGGCTCAGGGGGCGGCGCGAGGAGTGGGAGGCGAGCATGGACAGGCTGGAGGAGCTGCTCAGGAACGCAGAGGACCTGCCCGACTAGCGGGCAGGACGACCGAGAAGGAGAAGGGTAAGACATGACCGACACGCAGACGATGCCGACCGCCCGCCACGAGCTCGTGCTCGAGCGCGTCTTCGACGCCACCCCCGACCGCGTCTACAGGGCGTGGACCGACCCGGCGGTGCTGAAGAAGTGGTTCGCGCCGAAGCCGTTCACCACGCCCATCGCCGAGCTCGACGTGCGCCCGGGGGGCTCCAGCACGATCGTGATGCGCGGGCCCGACGGCAAGGACTACCCGAACCGCGGCGTCTACCTCGAGGTCGTGCCGGGCCGGCGCCTCGTCTCGACCGACGCCTACGTGAGCGCCTGGGTGCCGTCGGAGCAGCCCTACATGACCCTGGACCTCAGCTTCGAGGACCTCGGCGACGGCAGGACCAAGGCTACCTACCGCGTCAGGCACTGGTCCGCCGAGGCCCAGGAGGAGCACGTGCAGAGGGGCTTCTACGAGGGCTGGGGCAAGTGCGCCGACCAGCTCGCCGAGCTGTTCGCCGGCGGCGAGGCCTGAGGCCCTAGACCGCCGCTCCCGGCGGTGCCAGGCTGAGGCGTGGGGCAGGAGGCGGCGTGGACGACCACGGGAGCTCGCAGGCGGAGTGGGTGGACAGGACCGACGAGGTCGCGTCGCGCATGGAGGCGCTCAGCCAGGCCCTGGCGGACGAGCGCGCGCGGCGCTCCGCGGGCGGCGGGACGTTCGCGCCGCCCGCGGAGGCCGAGGAGGGCCGCGTCGTGGGCCTCGCGGTCCTGGCCGCGGTGGTCGCTGCCGAGGCGGAGGAGTTCTTCGGCCCGCTCAACGAGACCTGCCGCGGCTTCGACATCACCACCCCGCTGCGCATCGCCCACTTCCTGGCGCAGACGGCGCACGAGTCCGCCCTCTACACGGTCCTCGTCGAGAACCTCAACTACAGCGCTCGCGGCCTGCTCGCCACCTGGCCGCGGCGCTTCGACGCGGCGCGCGCCGAGGCGTACGCGCGCCAGCCCGAGCGGATCGCGAACTACGTCTACGCCGACAGGATGGGCAACGGGCCGGAGGCGTCGGGCGACGGCTGGCGCTTCCGCGGACGCGGCATCCTCCAGGTGACGGGGAGGCAGACGTACCGCGACGTGGGCGGGTCCCTCGGCGTCGACCTCGAGGCCGCGCCCGACCTGCTGGCGACCCCGCGCTTCGCGTCCCTCGCGGCGGGCTGGTACTGGCGGTCGCGCGGCATCAACGCCCTCTGCGACCGCGACGACCCGGTCGCCGTCACGGAGGCCGTGAACGGCGGACGGCACGGCCTCGAGGAGCGCATCAGGCTGCTGGGGCTGGCCAAGGCGGCGTTGAGCGCCCCCGACCCCGACGTGCAGGCGTGACGCGGCCCCGGACGGACCCGGCGCGCGGGCCGGGCCGCGGCGCCTCCCGCCGCTCGTCCCCGCCTCGCACGGCCCGGCGGCACTTGCGGTCTACGGCTCCCGCGGGATCAGCTCGTCGAAGAACAGGCCCTTGAGGCGCAGGCGGTAGCCGTCCTCGCGGACGTCGGCGTCGAGGTAGACGTACTCGTCCCTGTGCCCGTTCGTGTCGAGGAGCAGGGCTCGGCCCTGCGAGGCGACGTTCACGCCGCCGCGCACGGGCGTGTGGCCGTAGACGCCCAGGCGGTAGCCGGTGCCCTCGAGGAAGTCGCGGTCCTCCTGGATCCAGCGCCGTCGGTTCTCGAGGTAGAAGCCCTGGTCGAAGGTGTTGTGCTCGGGCAGCGGGCCCACGTGCGCCAGGTGCAGCCCGTCGATGACGAGCTCGTACGGCCACGAGAGGATCCACTCCTTGAGGTCGGGGTCCATCGGGTTGCCGTGGCCGGGCTTCCACTCCAGGTGGGCCACGTCGTCGGTGCGCAGCGGTCCCTGGTCCTCGGTGACCGCGTTGAAGTCGTGGTTGCCCATGAGGATCACCATGCGGTCGTCCGGCACGCGGTCCTGGAAGCCCTTGACCTCGCGCAGGAAGCGCTCCTGGGCCTTCTCCGCGCGCTCCAGGTGTCGGGGGTTGTACTCGTCGTAGCGCCTGACGTTGATCAGCTCGGCGTAGCGCTCGCGGCTCTTGGCGTGGACGAGGTCGCCGAGCAGCACGAGCTTGACGTCGCCATCGCGCAGCTCGTCCGTGGGGCGGTTCCGCTCGTCGGCGAGCCCCGCGTCGCGCAGCATCGTCCAGAGCTTCTCGGGCTGTACGTGGATGTCGCCTACGACGACGAGGCGCACGACAAGTCCTCGGTTCCGCTTCGCCCGTCCACCGCTCGGCTACCCGTCGTCAGCGCTGCGCCGTGGCCTCGAGGAGCGGCAGCGGGTCGACGGTGTCGCCGGCCACCCTGACCTCGAAGTGGAGGTGGGAGCCGGTCGAGTTGCCGGTGCTCCCGACCAGCGCGATCGTGTCCCCGGCCGCGACCACGTCGCCGACGTTCACCAGCACCTCGGACGCGTGAGCGTAGTAGTACTCGGTGTCGCCGTCCTCGACGATGACGAGGTAGCCGTAGCCGCCGTACCAGCCCGCGTAAGTGACGGTGCCGGGCGCGGCGGCGACCACCGGGTCGCCGGTGTGGCCGTCGATGTCGACGCCGCCGTGCCAGTTCGAGCCGTTGATGCGCAGCGACCGGTAGCCGTAGCGGGAGGTGATGGTGCCGACGAGCGGCCAGATCAGGCCGGTCACGGCGGGCGGCGTGGCCGCGTCGCCGGTGACGGCGCGTCCCGCCGCGATCTCGTTGCCCGGCACGATGCGGAGCTGCTGGCCGGCGAAGATGCGCTCGCTCTTCAGGCCGTTGGCGCTCATGATCGCGGCCACCGTCGTGTTGTGGGCCCGCGCCAGCGTCCACAGGGTCTCGCCCTTCTGGACGGTGACGGTCTGGGCGACGGCGCCGCCGACGTCGCGTCCGCCGGCGGCGTACTGGCCGGGCACGACCAGGCGGTGGCCCGGGTTGATGACCGTGGCGAGGGTGATGCCGTTGGCGTCGGCGATGGCCTGCGGGGTGGTGCCGTAGGCGCGCGCTATCGACCAGAGGCTGTCGCCCGGCATGACCTCGACGACGAGCGGCTCGAGCGCCTTGTCGCCGGCGTCGAGCCGCAGCACCTGCCCGGGGTGGATCAGGGTGCCGTCGAGGTCGTTGAAGGCGATGAGGTCGGAGACGCTGACCCCGTGCGCCAGCGCGATGTCGTAGAGCGTGTCACCGGCCTGGACGGTGACGGTGCGCGCCGGCGCCGCGGGCGCCGCGCTCCCCGGGAGCCGGAGGACCTGGCCCGGCCTGATCTGGTCGCCGGTGAGGCCGTTGAGCTCCTTGAGCGTCGCGACGTCGGTACCCGCTCGCTGCGCGATGCTCCAGAGGGTGTCGTGTGGTTGGACCGTTACCGATTGGGCGTAGGCAACCGAGGTCGCCAAGGCACAGAGGCAGAGGAGGGGAAGGAGGCGCCCGGCTGACATTGCCAGCCAAGATACCAGAAGCGGCGCTCTATTTTACAAGAGGTTCTTCATTGCTTCCGTGACGCTGACGACGGAACGTGAGGGCGGCATGTGAGCCGGGGAGCGTCGGCCCGCGGTCGTCCGTCGCGCGGGTCGCGGGGAGGTCCTCCCGACGGGTCTCAGGGCCGTCCGTCGCGCGGGTCCAGCACGGTGTTGAACATCTCGCGCGACCCGAGTTCCATCATGATCAGGTAGAAGTTCTCGATGTCGAGGTCGTCGGCGACCCCGTGGATGATGCGGAACTGCAGCCGGGCGGCCTCACGCTCCAGATCGGCTGTGGGCACCTGGGCGAAGCTAGGCATGGCCGATATGTAGCAGCGGCGGTCTTACGGGACACTTAACCGGCGGTGATCCTCGTGCCGCCGCCGGCCAGCGCCCGCTCGACGCCGTCCGCGTGCCGCCCGTCGGCCACCACCGCGAACGACGCCCCGCGGGACAGGGCCTCCAGCGCCGCCTCGACCTTCGGGACCATGCCGCCGGCGATGCGCCCGTCGGCGATGCGGGCGAGCGCCTCGTCGCGCGTGAGCTCGCGCAGCAGGCTCGCGGGGTCGGAGGGGTCGTCGAGGACCCCGGGGACGTTCGTGAGGAAGCACACGCCCTCGCCGACCGCGCCCGCCACCGCGCCGGCGACCTCGTCGGCGTTGACGTTCAGGGCCGGTCCGGCCTCGCGCGGCGCGTCGCCGAGGGCCCCGCTCGCCTCGGCGTCAGCGGACGGAGCCTCCCCGCCCGCGTCGCTCCCGCTCGCGGCGCCGGCACGCGGTAGCTCCCGCGCCACGCTGGCGACGACGGGCACCAGTCCCGCCGCGCGCAGGGCCAGCAGGACGCGGGCGTCAACGCTGCGCACGTGGCCGACGCGGCCCAGCTCCGGCTCGGCCGCGGCGGCGCCGAGCAGGCCGGCGTCGCGTCCCGTGAGGCCCACGGCGGGGCCGATCTCCTCGGCGAGGCGCTTGCCGAGCACCGTCAGCACGTCCTCGACGACGCTCATCGCCTCCGGCGTGGTGACGCGCAGGCCGCGCACGAAGCGGTGCTCGATGCCGCGCGCGTCGAGGGCCGCGGCGATGAACGGCCCGCCGCCGTGCACGACGACCGGCGGCGTGCCCCGCGCGGCCAGGCGCCTGATGCCGGCGGCGACGGCGGCCCTCGTCGCCGGGTCGGTCATGGCGTTGCCGCCGTACTTGACGACGAGGCTCACGGCAGGGAGCCTACAACGCGCGTGATAGGTTGGCCGGGGCCGCCCGTCGCGGCCGCTCGTGAGGATGGACATAGCCTTCGGGACAGACGGCTGGCGCGACGTCATCGCCGCCGGCTTCACCTTCGCCAACGTCAGGCGCGCCGCCGCCGCGTACGCCGACCACCTCGCCGCGCGCGGCGGGGGCCTCGTGCTGGTCGGCTACGACACGCGCTTCCTCGGCCGCGAGTTCGCCGAGCAGGCGGCGGCGGTCCTGGCTGCGCGCGGCCTGGAAGCGCGGGTCAGCGCCGACTATCTGCCCACGCCGGCGCTGTCGTTCGCCGTCAGGCGCTACGGCGCCGCCGGCGGCGTGATGATCACGGCCTCCCACAACCCGCCCAGGTACGGCGGCTTCAAGCTCAAGGGGCCCTACGGCGGCACCGCCACGCAGGCGATCTACGAGGACGTCGCCGCCCGCGTGCCGGCCGGCCCGGTGCCCGAGGGCGGCGGGAGCTTCGGCGCCTTCGACGTGCGCGACGAGTACTACGGCGCGCTCTCCGCACTCATCGACCTGGAGGCCCTGCGTGCCGCGGCGCCGCGCGTCGTCCACGACGCCATGGGCGGCGCGGGCGCCGGCTGGCTCGCCGGCTTCGCCGCCCGGACCGGCGCGCTGGAGGTCGTCGAGGTGCGGGGCCGGCCAGACCCGCTCTTCCACGGCGTGAACCCCGAGCCGATCCCCGCCAACGTGGTCGCGACGGCGGAGCTGATGGCCGACGCCGCCGAGCGCTCCGGCGGGCCCGTCTTCGCCGCGGTCACGGACGGCGACGCCGACCGCCTCGGCGTGGTCCTGCCCGGCGGGGGGTTCTTCGACGCCCACCAGGTGTTCGCCGTGATGCTCGACCACCTGCACCGCAAGGGCGGCCGCGGCCGGGTCGTCAAGACGTTCACGGTCAGCCGCGTGATCGAGCGGCTGGCGGCCTCGCGCGGGCTGCGCGTGACCGAGACGCCCGTGGGCTTCAAGCACATCGTCGACGCGATGCTCGGCCCCGGCGAGCCGGTGCTGATAGGCGGCGAGGAGTCGGGGGGCATCGGTCTGTCTGCCCACCTGCCCGAGCGCGACGGCCTGGCGAACGCCCTGGTGCTGCTGGAGGCAGCCGTCGCCTCGGGCGAGGGCCTGGCCGAGGCGTTCGCGCGCCTCGAGCGCGAGACCGGCTGGCGCCACGCCTACGACAGGCTGGACCTGCACCTCGGCGGCGAGGAGGCGATGGCCGCGGTGCGGGAGCGTCTCGCGGACCCCCCGACCGCGATCGCCGGCTGGCGCGTGGAGAGCGCCGAGGACCTCGACGGGCTCAAGCTGAACCTGGAGAGGGGCGGCGAGGTCGCCGCGTGGGTCCTGTTCCGCGCCAGCGGCACCGAGCCGCTGCTGCGCGTCTACTGCGAGGCGCCCACGCCCGCTGACGTGGCGGCCGTGCTGGCCGCGGCCCGGGAGCTGGTCGCGTCGTAGCCGCGTTCGGCGCCAGGTGTCCGCGCGGGCGGACGCCGCCGCCAGGACGTCGCCGCGGGGACGTCCGCCCGCCGGACCGGCCTCACAGCGCGATCAGGTGCTTCGGGCTCCGCGACAGGACCTCGTGGCCGTCCTCGGTGACCAGGACCAGGTCCTCGATGCGCAGGCCGGTGAAGCCGGGGACGTAGACGCCCGGCTCCACCGTCACCACCATGCCGGGGCGAAGCACGTCTTCGGAGCGCTGCGACAGGCGCGGTCCCTCGTGCACCTCGAGCCCCGTGCCGTGACCGAGGCTGTGGGCGAACGCCTCCGCCAGCCCGTTCCTGGCCAGCGCGTCGCGCGCCACGGCGTCGAGCTCGCGGCCGCCCTTGCCGGGCGCCACCGCCGCCACGGCCGCCTCCTGCGCCTCGAGCACGGCCTCGTACATGCGGCGCTCCTCGGGCCCGAGCTCGCCGACCGCGACCGTGCGCGTCATGTCGGCGTGGTAGCCGCGGAACGCGGCCCCGAAGTCCATCGTGACCAGCTCGCCGCGCCCGATGCGCTTCTGCGACGCCGTGCCGTGCGGCATGGCCCCACGGACGCCGGAGGCCACGATGGTGTCGAAGCCCGGCCCGTCGGCGCCCGCGAGGCGCATGGCGCGCTCGAGCTCCAGGGCGACCTCAGCCTCGGTGACGCCCTCGCGCACGAACTCGAGCACGGCCGCGAAGGCCGCGTCCGTGATGCGGGCGGCCTCGCGCAGCATGTCCACCTCGTGCGGACGCTTCACCAGGCGCTGCTCCGCGACGAGGCCCTCGAGGGGCACGGGCGCGGCGCCGAGCAGCTCGGTGAGCTTGGCGTTGCGCTTCAGCGTGACGTGCTCGGCCTCCACGCCCAGCCGCAGGCCGCCCGCCAGCTCGGCGAGGCGCGCGTCGGCGTCGGCACCGACGACGATCTCGTAGGGGACCAGCGCCTCCTCGGCGGCCTGGGCCGTGTAGCGCCCGTCGGTGAACATCACGGCCGCGTCCGGCAGCACCAGCAGCGTGGCGTCCTCGGGCGAGGAGAAGCCGGTGAGGTACCTGACGTTCGCCGGGTAGGTGACGAGCATGGCGTCGACGCCGCGCTCCCTCATCGCGCCCCTGAGGACGTCGAGCGCCTCGTCCACGTGGGCCTTGGCAGGGTCTGCGATGGTCATGGTCTCTCCTGGCCGCACGCGGCGACTATCGCGAGGAGGTCAGAGGTCGAGAGGCTGGCGCCGCCCACGAGGCCGCCGTCCACGTCCGGCTGGGCGAGCAGCTCGGCGGCGTTCGCGGGCTTCATGCTGCCGCCGTAGAGCACCCGCACGTCGCCCCCTCCGGGCAGCAGCTCGCGCAGCTCGGCGCGCACGGCCGCGCACATCTCCTGGGCGTCGGCGGCGGTGGCGTTGAGGCCCGTGCCGATCGCCCACACGGGCTCGTACGCGACGACGAGGCGGTCGGGGGACGGCAAGACGAGGCCCTCCAGCGCGCCGCGGAGCTGGCCCAGCACCACGCCCATGGCCTCCCCGGCGTCGCGCTGCTCCCGCGTCTCGCCCACGCACAGCACCGGGACGAGCCCCGCCGCCAGGGCGCACCGCACCTTGGCGCGCACCAGCTCGTCGTCCTCGCCGTGGTACTGCCGGCGCTCGGAGTGCCCCACGACCGCGTAGGCGGCCCCGGTGTCGGCGACCATCGCCGCCGAGACCTCGCCGGTGTAGGCGCCCTCCTCGTGCGCCGACACGTCCTGCGCGCCCAGGGCGACGGCGGTGCCGAAGGTCAGCCGCGCCATGCCGGGCAGGTGCGTGTACGGCACCATCAGCGCGACGTCGCAGGGCAGCGGCTCCAGCGCCTCCAGCCCGGCCAGCAGCTCGCGCGTCCAGGCGGCCGCCTCGCTGGGCAGCTTGTGCATCTTCCAGTTGCCCGCTATCAGCGGCCGGCGCATGGGGGTGACGATAACCCAGAGGCTAGCCCGTCGGCCGACCGGGGTGGGGCTCGCCGACCACCTGCCGGCCCTCCGCGGGGCGCCTCGCGTCGAAGCGGCCCCCTCGCCGACGAGGGGTCCGCGCCACGGCCCCCCTCGGCCAAGGGGAAGCGGCGCGACCGGTGAGGGTCGCGCCGCTCTGCATGGGGCTCATCGCCGCCGAGCTCAGGCGACGACGCCGGCCTCCTCCTTGCGCCGCTGGCGCGGGCGCGGCTTGCCGCTGGGGCCGAGCTGGCGGCCGCGCTTCTCGAGCGCGGCGAGGCCGCCCACCAGGGCGACGTCGAGGGCCTGGTCGATGTCCTCGACCGGGTGCAGCTCGAGCGAGCGCACGAGGTGCGGGGCGATGTCCTTCATGTCGGCCTCGTTCTTCTCGGGGAAGACGATGTGCTTGATGCCCGCCCGCTTCGCGCCCAGGATCTTCTCCTTGAGGCCGCCGATGGGCAGCACCCGTCCGCGCAGCGTGATCTCGCCGGTCATGCTCACGTCCTTGCGGACGGGCGTGCCGGTGAGGGCGCTGATCAGCGAGGTCGCGAGGGCCAGGCCGGCGCTCGGACCCTCCTTGGGCGTGGCGCCCGCGGGCACGTGGATGTGGATCTCGCGCTCCTCGAGGTCCTTCGTGGAGATCCCGAAGCGGTCGGCGCTCGACTTCGCGTAGGTGAGCGCGGCGCGCGCCGACTCCTTCATGACGTCGCCGAGCTGGCCGGTGAGCACGAGGCCGCCCTTGCCTGGGGTGATCGACGTCTCGACGAAGAGGATGTCGCCGCCCA from Trueperaceae bacterium harbors:
- a CDS encoding LysM peptidoglycan-binding domain-containing protein yields the protein MATSVAYAQSVTVQPHDTLWSIAQRAGTDVATLKELNGLTGDQIRPGQVLRLPGSAAPAAPARTVTVQAGDTLYDIALAHGVSVSDLIAFNDLDGTLIHPGQVLRLDAGDKALEPLVVEVMPGDSLWSIARAYGTTPQAIADANGITLATVINPGHRLVVPGQYAAGGRDVGGAVAQTVTVQKGETLWTLARAHNTTVAAIMSANGLKSERIFAGQQLRIVPGNEIAAGRAVTGDAATPPAVTGLIWPLVGTITSRYGYRSLRINGSNWHGGVDIDGHTGDPVVAAAPGTVTYAGWYGGYGYLVIVEDGDTEYYYAHASEVLVNVGDVVAAGDTIALVGSTGNSTGSHLHFEVRVAGDTVDPLPLLEATAQR
- a CDS encoding acetylglutamate kinase; this translates as MSLVVKYGGNAMTDPATRAAVAAGIRRLAARGTPPVVVHGGGPFIAAALDARGIEHRFVRGLRVTTPEAMSVVEDVLTVLGKRLAEEIGPAVGLTGRDAGLLGAAAAEPELGRVGHVRSVDARVLLALRAAGLVPVVASVARELPRAGAASGSDAGGEAPSADAEASGALGDAPREAGPALNVNADEVAGAVAGAVGEGVCFLTNVPGVLDDPSDPASLLRELTRDEALARIADGRIAGGMVPKVEAALEALSRGASFAVVADGRHADGVERALAGGGTRITAG
- a CDS encoding phosphoglucomutase/phosphomannomutase family protein produces the protein MDIAFGTDGWRDVIAAGFTFANVRRAAAAYADHLAARGGGLVLVGYDTRFLGREFAEQAAAVLAARGLEARVSADYLPTPALSFAVRRYGAAGGVMITASHNPPRYGGFKLKGPYGGTATQAIYEDVAARVPAGPVPEGGGSFGAFDVRDEYYGALSALIDLEALRAAAPRVVHDAMGGAGAGWLAGFAARTGALEVVEVRGRPDPLFHGVNPEPIPANVVATAELMADAAERSGGPVFAAVTDGDADRLGVVLPGGGFFDAHQVFAVMLDHLHRKGGRGRVVKTFTVSRVIERLAASRGLRVTETPVGFKHIVDAMLGPGEPVLIGGEESGGIGLSAHLPERDGLANALVLLEAAVASGEGLAEAFARLERETGWRHAYDRLDLHLGGEEAMAAVRERLADPPTAIAGWRVESAEDLDGLKLNLERGGEVAAWVLFRASGTEPLLRVYCEAPTPADVAAVLAAARELVAS
- a CDS encoding Xaa-Pro peptidase family protein; the encoded protein is MTIADPAKAHVDEALDVLRGAMRERGVDAMLVTYPANVRYLTGFSSPEDATLLVLPDAAVMFTDGRYTAQAAEEALVPYEIVVGADADARLAELAGGLRLGVEAEHVTLKRNAKLTELLGAAPVPLEGLVAEQRLVKRPHEVDMLREAARITDAAFAAVLEFVREGVTEAEVALELERAMRLAGADGPGFDTIVASGVRGAMPHGTASQKRIGRGELVTMDFGAAFRGYHADMTRTVAVGELGPEERRMYEAVLEAQEAAVAAVAPGKGGRELDAVARDALARNGLAEAFAHSLGHGTGLEVHEGPRLSQRSEDVLRPGMVVTVEPGVYVPGFTGLRIEDLVLVTEDGHEVLSRSPKHLIAL
- the tpiA gene encoding triose-phosphate isomerase, translated to MRRPLIAGNWKMHKLPSEAAAWTRELLAGLEALEPLPCDVALMVPYTHLPGMARLTFGTAVALGAQDVSAHEEGAYTGEVSAAMVADTGAAYAVVGHSERRQYHGEDDELVRAKVRCALAAGLVPVLCVGETREQRDAGEAMGVVLGQLRGALEGLVLPSPDRLVVAYEPVWAIGTGLNATAADAQEMCAAVRAELRELLPGGGDVRVLYGGSMKPANAAELLAQPDVDGGLVGGASLSTSDLLAIVAACGQERP